DNA from Vicia villosa cultivar HV-30 ecotype Madison, WI unplaced genomic scaffold, Vvil1.0 ctg.005748F_1_1, whole genome shotgun sequence:
AAAAGTGTCAGGTAAATTAAAACAACCTTCTAACAAACACCACTAACAAATAAATTTACACACTATTTTTTGTGTAATATAATTTTATGGAAtcagataaaataaaatagagtagaacaaaaaaaaagataaaccaaatattcaaaaacaatagTGGCGTGCTGTGTGCAGATTTAGGGATGCGACTGAAGGCCATAATTGCAAATGGAAATACGTGTGTAAACCAAATTAAATGGACAAATTCAAATGGTTTAGTATCCATTTCCTTAAATGAATTGAACTCGTTTGTGAGTAATCTTCTCATTCAAGTTAAGCTTCATATTCTCCTGCTTGATCAATTTATCAGCAAGGATCAACTCCCTCCATGGGCTGAGTCGGAGGATGTATCATCACTTCATACAAGTGAATTTCATGTCGTGGATGTTTTTGTTGCAATAGATGGAACTGAAAATTTCATTAGAATGGTTGATGCGATGTTGTCTTCACCTTTTCGCATCACGAGACGTTATGTCATTCACGTGAAAAATTGGGTTTATAATGAACACATtattgttgatcaagatgaatggAACATTGTCATTGTTTGAGATGGCATTTATGCCAAAATCCATCAGTttacaataaataaattaaagtaaAATTTCTGTTTTTATcaattatacatttatttatatttctatgTTAAAATtcccaataataaaaaaatttgattataaacaaattaaattaaattttttatttttagaaatagaaAAAGTTAAATCTATTATGCGCGCAAGTGCACACCTATATATAGTTCAGaatacaaacaaaaacaaaaacaaagtaaagacaaactaaaaattaaaaaacataatataattTGTTTAAACATGAAATCACATAGTAACATTTCATGATCCATAAATGAACTGATTAACCTGGCTTACACACACTAAGAACAAAACCACCAAGACCTTATATGAACAAGATATTGCTAACCATGGAATTGTCTAAAATGCAGTATGATATTGGAACTTTGTGTTTTGATAAAATTCATAATCTATATTCTAATCACTATAAGCCATACTTAAGAACTAAAACGACAAATTACCAAAATCAAATATCAATTCATATGCAAGCAACCATAGATATTCATAAGCTTAGCAGTTATCAGTCAGGAATCAAGTCTAACACTTAATTTTTATAGCAATTGTAATTGCATAATAAACCTTCAAAATCTAACACTTAAACTATAAATGATCAACTAGAAcctaatgaaatgaaaaaatacTTAGATATGTTTTTCCGCAAAAACTTCTCATTTTCCACCTCCAAGGTAAGGAGTGAAAGGAACCTCTGTTGATAGTAACAAATAATATCCTGAAATCAAACACGCAACTGTGAAGTTTAAATCGTGTTTGGGATGAGTAATAACATGTTCCCTTGGCCATTTAACTCCATTCTTTACTACAACTCACAAGCCATAATTTTTATATTCAGCATAAAAGGTAAATCTTATGCATAATCGGTGCCACCCCACTTCAGCCATCCTTCAGCATCTAACACTATACTTAAGTGACACTCCATGAATATGGTTCTGGAGTAAGCTTACTAGGGTCTTCCTTGATACGTCCGATTCAAGTGAAGCTATGGAGTAAGATCCAAGTCGTGTGAGATGATGCAAAACTGGAGTGTGAAACAAAAAGTAGTTTGGCTACCCAGTGGTCCACCCTAGGCCGTGATGGGATTCTGTTGGGTTGACCCCTTTTCTAACCCATATTTGACAGTACTAGAACGCAAAAGCGGCTTTGCCAAATATAAAATTCGCACTGCTGTACATTCCACATTCTTTATAGTATTGGCGGCCGGAGTCAGCACACAAACTGTCTTGGTAGCCGGAAATTCCACATCGATAAAAGACATATTTGTCTGATTATGAATATAATGCCATAGCCTGGCCGTTGACTTCCCCTGCATAGTTCTCAAAGGACATATCTTGTGCAAGGAATCCATTATCTAAGACGCCTTCATAAAACAATGAAAAGTATCAGATAAATTAATACAACCTTCTAACAAACACCACTAACAAATAAATTTACACATTATTTTTTGTGAAATATAATTTTATGGAAtcagataaaataaaaatagagtagaacaaaaaaaagataaaccaaatattcaaaaacaaagaGTGAAGTAAACAATAGTGGCGTGTTCTGTGCAGAATTAGGGGTGCGACTGAAGGCCATAATTGCAAATGGAAATACTTGTGTAAACCAAATTAAAGGGACAGTTTCAAATTGTTTAGTATGCATTTCCTTAAATGAATTGAACTCGTTTGTGAGTAATCTTCTCATTCAAGTTAAGCTTCATATTCTCCTGCTTGATCAATTTATCAGCAAGGATCAACTCCCTCCATGGGTTGAGTCGGAGGATGTATCATCACTTCATACAAGTGAATTTCATGTCGTGGATGATTTTGTTTCAACATATGGAACTGGAAATTTCATTAGAATGGTTGATGCGATGTTGTCTTCCCCTTTTCGCATTACGAGACGTTATGTCACTCACGTGGAAAATTGGGTTTATTATGAACACATtattgttgatcaagatgaatggAACATTGTCATTGTTTGAGATGGTATTTATGCCAC
Protein-coding regions in this window:
- the LOC131642743 gene encoding pectinesterase/pectinesterase inhibitor PPE8B-like — protein: MRLKAIIANGNTCVNQIKWTNSNGLVSISLNELNSFVSNLLIQVKLHILLLDQFISKDQLPPWAESEDVSSLHTSEFHVVDVFVAIDGTENFIRMVDAMLSSPFRITRRYVIHVKNWVYNEHIIVDQDEWNIVIV